Genomic DNA from Blattabacterium sp. (Blaberus giganteus):
TGAAGAGGAACAACAGTTATTAATGGACTAAGTATTTCAGAAATATTTGGTATTTCTATCACATGATCTGCTAAAAGATGAACTTGAATATCTCCTTCATTAATTATGGCTATAACTTTTCCTCTCCTAGCTTTTATTTCTTGAATATTACCAATAATTTTTTCGTAACATCCTTTTCTTGTAGCGATAATAACTACTGGTACATTTTCATCAATTAAAGCAATAGGACCATGCTTCATTTCTGCGGCAGGATAACCTTCCGCATGAATATAGGATATTTCTTTTAATTTCAAAGCTCCTTCTAAAGCTACTGGAAAATTGATTCCTCTACCTAAATAAAGAAGATTATCTACATTGTAATATACTTGAGATATTTTTTTTATAGCATCATCCATTTTTAAAGCATGATCTACTTTTTCTGGAATTGATCCAAGTTCTTTACATAAAAATTTATAACGGAAATCATCAATTGTAGATCTATGTTTTCCTATAATCAAAGCTAATAAAACAAGAACTGTAATTTGTGCAGTAAAAGCTTTTGTAGAAGCTACACCAATTTCAGGGCCTGCATGTGTATAAGCTCCTGCATCTACATTTCGTGCTATAGATGATCCAACTACATTGCAAATTCCGAACACAAAAGCTCCTTTATTTTTTGCTAATTTCAAAGCGGCTAAAGTATCAGCAGTTTCTCCTGATTGTGAAATTACAATGATTACATCTTTTTTTTCTATAATAGGATTTCTATACCGAAATTCAGAAGCGTATTCTACCTCTACTGGAATACGAGTAAGCTCCTCTAATAAATATTCTCCAATTAAACTAGCATGCCAAGAGGTTCCACATGCTATTATAGTTATAGATTTAGCATTCAAAAAAATCTCTTTATTAGATTCAATTCCATCAATACAAATAATTTTTTCCGGAATTAACAATCTACCTCGTAAAGTATCCAAAATTGTTTTAGGTTGTTCATATATTTCTTTCAACATAAAATGTTTATATTTTCCTTTTTCAATTTCTTTTAGATTAATTTTAAGTTTTTCGATAACTGGATTTAATTTATGATTATCTTTAATTTTTCTTAAATCTAGTTTTTCTCCTTTTTTGAGTATAGCCATTTCTCCATCTTTTAAATAAAGAACATTTTTGGTATAATCAATAAAAGAAATAGGATCAGATGCAACAAAAAATTCTTCATTATTAATGCCCAAAGACAAAGGACTTCCCAGTTTGGCAATAATAATTGTTTCAGGATGAGATTTTTCTATTACAGCAATTGAGTAAGCTCCCACAACTTCATTTAAAGAAATTCTCACAGCTTTTTCCAAAGAGAATTTATTTTCTTTTTTAATATATTCAATAAAATTAACAAGAACTTCTGTATCAGTTTTACTTTTAAAAGTAAATCCATTCTTTAATAAAATAATTTTGATAGCATAATAGTTTTCTATAATTCCATTATGAATCATAATAATTCCATTAGAATTTGAAACATGAGGATGAGCATTTATATCATCTGGTATTCCATGAGTAGCCCATCTTGTATGACCGATTCCAGTTGTTCCTTTTACTTGTTTTTTACAAGAAAAAATTTTTTTTTCTAATTCATGAACTCTTCCTTTGGTTTTATATAAATTATATACATTATCATAAAAAACAGCAATACCAGAACTATCGTATCCTCTATACTCCAATTTCTTTAATCCATTGATAAGAATAGGATAAGCATCTCTATAACCTAAATAACCAATTATACCACACATTCTAGATAAAATTAAAAGTTTTTATCTATTTTAATTTATCTGTTCTAAAACAGTTTCTTTATAAAATTGTTGATAAACGGTTTCTATCTTTTCTACAGGATAGTATTTTAATACTAACAATTTGGTTACTTTTATGTAATCCTCTATTTTCTCTGGAAAAAAAAGATCTCCTTTTATAATAGCATCCGAGAAATATATACATAATTTGATTAGATTAAAATAATTTGGATTTTCTAACAGTTTTAATTTTCTGGATTTGATGCCATCAAATTTT
This window encodes:
- the glmS gene encoding glutamine--fructose-6-phosphate transaminase (isomerizing), producing the protein MCGIIGYLGYRDAYPILINGLKKLEYRGYDSSGIAVFYDNVYNLYKTKGRVHELEKKIFSCKKQVKGTTGIGHTRWATHGIPDDINAHPHVSNSNGIIMIHNGIIENYYAIKIILLKNGFTFKSKTDTEVLVNFIEYIKKENKFSLEKAVRISLNEVVGAYSIAVIEKSHPETIIIAKLGSPLSLGINNEEFFVASDPISFIDYTKNVLYLKDGEMAILKKGEKLDLRKIKDNHKLNPVIEKLKINLKEIEKGKYKHFMLKEIYEQPKTILDTLRGRLLIPEKIICIDGIESNKEIFLNAKSITIIACGTSWHASLIGEYLLEELTRIPVEVEYASEFRYRNPIIEKKDVIIVISQSGETADTLAALKLAKNKGAFVFGICNVVGSSIARNVDAGAYTHAGPEIGVASTKAFTAQITVLVLLALIIGKHRSTIDDFRYKFLCKELGSIPEKVDHALKMDDAIKKISQVYYNVDNLLYLGRGINFPVALEGALKLKEISYIHAEGYPAAEMKHGPIALIDENVPVVIIATRKGCYEKIIGNIQEIKARRGKVIAIINEGDIQVHLLADHVIEIPNISEILSPLITVVPLQLLAYQIAYIRGKNIDQPRNLAKSVTVE